One Aquisediminimonas profunda genomic region harbors:
- a CDS encoding LysR family transcriptional regulator, whose amino-acid sequence MNLANVDLNLMTALEALLQEQQVSRAAYRIGRSQPAVSNALGRLRDLFGDPLFVRTPQGMMPTPRATEIRPLIEMALEQLRAALDDKRFEPQTSNRHFVIATADASAIHYLPRIMPALRSQAPGVTIAVVEAWGSEAVEAIARGKVDLALGVFSQQQEHFVSEPLSALREVCVGDRDNPALRGKSLTLERFLVLPKIVLERRESGNVINATLASAGHKSNIALSLPQFLGAARIVVGTDLVMALPDALMDVLPDRHLYAVVPFAVDVPDVLVRMIWNRRFEADAAHVWFRNLIKQCLVPEI is encoded by the coding sequence ATGAACCTTGCCAATGTGGACCTCAACCTGATGACCGCGCTGGAGGCCTTGCTGCAAGAGCAGCAGGTTTCGCGCGCAGCCTACCGTATCGGCCGGTCTCAGCCCGCGGTGAGCAACGCGCTTGGGCGCCTGCGGGATCTCTTTGGTGACCCGCTGTTCGTGCGAACGCCTCAAGGCATGATGCCCACGCCGCGCGCCACCGAGATCCGCCCGTTGATCGAGATGGCGCTCGAACAGTTGCGCGCCGCTCTGGATGACAAGCGTTTTGAGCCTCAAACTTCCAATCGGCATTTCGTGATCGCGACCGCCGATGCCAGCGCGATCCATTATTTGCCGCGCATCATGCCGGCGCTGCGCTCGCAGGCGCCCGGTGTGACCATCGCCGTGGTGGAGGCATGGGGCAGCGAGGCGGTCGAGGCGATTGCGCGCGGGAAGGTCGATCTGGCATTGGGGGTGTTTTCCCAGCAACAGGAGCATTTTGTATCCGAACCGCTCAGCGCGCTACGCGAGGTCTGCGTGGGTGACCGCGACAATCCTGCGCTGCGCGGCAAGTCGCTGACGCTGGAGCGGTTTCTGGTCCTGCCCAAGATCGTGCTTGAACGCCGTGAAAGCGGCAATGTCATCAATGCAACGCTGGCCTCGGCTGGGCACAAGTCCAATATCGCGCTCAGCCTGCCGCAATTTCTGGGCGCGGCGCGGATCGTGGTGGGCACGGATCTGGTGATGGCCCTGCCCGATGCCCTGATGGATGTTTTGCCGGACCGGCACCTGTATGCGGTTGTGCCCTTTGCGGTGGATGTGCCCGATGTGCTGGTGCGGATGATCTGGAACCGGCGCTTCGAAGCCGATGCCGCTCACGTCTGGTTCCGCAATCTTATCAAACAATGCCTGGTACCAGAAATTTGA
- a CDS encoding carboxylesterase family protein, producing the protein MLGLVGFTVSARTPLPQPSLRVESGDAVDKRLPHWLAFLGIPYGGDTGGANRWTPPVAAKAWSGSRDATQFSADCQQDPPYSPPGRSPWSAPYLPSAKMSENCLFFQRLDAIGKGALAGNGVDSRRRLRRRIRLCSDL; encoded by the coding sequence ATGCTAGGTCTGGTCGGGTTTACCGTCTCAGCACGCACGCCTTTGCCACAACCGTCTTTGCGAGTAGAAAGTGGGGATGCGGTCGATAAACGCTTGCCGCACTGGCTGGCATTCCTGGGCATTCCCTATGGGGGCGACACAGGGGGCGCCAACCGCTGGACGCCTCCGGTCGCCGCAAAGGCTTGGTCCGGATCGCGCGACGCAACGCAATTCAGTGCGGATTGTCAACAAGATCCGCCCTATTCACCACCTGGCCGGTCGCCATGGTCAGCCCCATATCTTCCTTCGGCAAAGATGAGCGAGAACTGCCTTTTTTTTCAACGTCTGGACGCCATCGGAAAAGGGGCGCTGGCCGGTAATGGCGTGGATTCACGGCGGCGGCTTCGCCGGCGGATCCGCCTCTGTAGCGATTTATGA
- a CDS encoding carboxylesterase family protein: MREQAIASLLISAEDRPPHAAPFFAYLFDNAQNDATGLKFGSFHTAEVPYVFGTTARAIVSPRAIDRKLERTIGRYWTNFIRTGNPNGAGLPAWPSLATVKLMLLGKSPHAQRPMASERLFNYRLFVRNGGRLSLF; the protein is encoded by the coding sequence TTGCGTGAGCAAGCGATCGCCTCTTTGCTGATCTCGGCAGAGGATCGACCTCCGCATGCGGCCCCATTCTTCGCCTACTTGTTCGACAATGCACAGAACGATGCAACCGGCCTGAAATTTGGCAGCTTTCATACCGCCGAGGTGCCATACGTATTCGGCACTACCGCCCGGGCTATCGTGTCTCCTCGCGCAATAGATCGTAAACTCGAACGCACGATAGGCCGTTACTGGACCAATTTCATTCGGACGGGAAATCCCAATGGCGCGGGCTTACCCGCTTGGCCGTCGTTAGCCACGGTCAAGCTGATGCTGCTGGGAAAGTCGCCCCATGCCCAACGCCCGATGGCGTCGGAGAGGCTTTTCAACTACCGTCTCTTTGTTAGAAACGGTGGCCGCCTTAGCTTATTTTAG
- a CDS encoding aromatic ring-hydroxylating dioxygenase subunit alpha, whose product MYPFRNDKVWLQNAWYVAVMAEEVADKPLQRTILGRPVVLFRGESGKVHAMHGLCPHRNYPLGLHGKVIGEAIQCNYHGFVFDGASGQTVSTPSASDAPKSFCQKTYRVEERGPWIWIWMGDKALADDAQIPSLEALKLDERYTISPMMDYMHVDARYMLLIENLMDLTHIGFLHSMTAAFAEIVNADIDIVEDDKGMRIRRTMEAKWSLYHDAVFGPELRFDGAARSDNEAIVAAVGYCLNTSQTLREIDGRPVGPEFAGEIWFHHVCTPETTNSFHYFGTQSRTIKRDDPDLGMHLREADARVRAEDIEAMEAIERQLAQFGEPEVELLVKSDVPAGRLRRRIQRALDREAGALERT is encoded by the coding sequence ATGTACCCGTTCCGGAACGATAAGGTGTGGTTGCAAAACGCCTGGTACGTCGCCGTGATGGCCGAAGAAGTCGCGGACAAGCCCTTGCAGCGGACAATTCTGGGGCGGCCCGTGGTGCTGTTCCGGGGCGAAAGCGGCAAGGTGCACGCCATGCACGGCCTCTGCCCGCATCGCAATTATCCACTTGGCCTGCACGGCAAGGTGATCGGCGAGGCCATTCAGTGCAACTACCATGGCTTTGTTTTTGACGGCGCCAGCGGTCAGACTGTGTCGACCCCTTCGGCATCGGACGCACCCAAGAGCTTCTGCCAAAAGACCTATCGGGTAGAAGAACGCGGGCCATGGATCTGGATCTGGATGGGTGATAAGGCGCTGGCCGATGATGCCCAGATTCCCTCGCTCGAAGCGCTCAAGCTAGACGAGCGCTATACGATCAGCCCGATGATGGATTACATGCATGTCGATGCCAGATACATGCTGCTGATCGAAAATCTGATGGATTTGACGCATATCGGATTTCTTCATTCCATGACCGCCGCTTTCGCTGAAATCGTCAACGCCGACATCGACATTGTGGAAGACGATAAGGGGATGCGCATCCGTCGGACCATGGAGGCGAAATGGAGCCTCTATCACGACGCGGTTTTCGGCCCCGAGCTTCGCTTTGACGGAGCGGCGCGCTCGGACAATGAAGCGATCGTCGCTGCTGTGGGCTATTGTCTCAACACCAGCCAGACACTGCGCGAAATTGACGGCAGGCCGGTAGGGCCTGAATTTGCGGGCGAAATCTGGTTCCATCATGTCTGCACGCCCGAGACCACCAACAGCTTCCACTATTTTGGCACGCAGTCGCGCACGATCAAGCGCGATGATCCCGATCTTGGGATGCATTTGCGCGAAGCCGACGCGCGGGTTCGAGCCGAAGACATCGAAGCAATGGAGGCCATCGAGCGCCAGCTCGCGCAATTTGGCGAACCCGAGGTCGAATTGCTGGTCAAGAGCGACGTGCCCGCCGGTCGTCTCAGGCGACGGATTCAACGTGCGCTGGACCGGGAGGCCGGGGCGCTGGAGCGGACTTAA
- a CDS encoding zinc-dependent alcohol dehydrogenase gives MTLSKAIRFDSPGKVSLVDQAIAPPSARDVTVETEISLISAGTERSFLLHAPHYPVFPGYSVVGRITRLGEAVPGFAIGDRVIADGPHASLINCDYRRVCAIGEDVSAEHAAFFSVAGMAIHAVRLAKLNIGDPLLILGQGLIGLIATQIARLAGAVPITVVDVVGERLALARKLGADSAFLASESEALKAWLSTMPGGGPATTIDLSGVPSTVDLAVEVTRRQGRIVNASLAPQGYDVNIFGRTWLEGITIVGSYYNARPWQLDATETTSPYDWPVRLVDPVRHVGHGPSTGRGEMDIFLALLANGRLDLGQIISEALPLDQAVATFEGLAHATGLGYLIRWT, from the coding sequence ATGACCCTCAGCAAGGCCATTCGTTTCGACAGCCCTGGCAAGGTTTCCCTTGTCGATCAAGCAATTGCCCCCCCCTCCGCCCGCGACGTGACGGTGGAAACCGAAATCTCGCTGATCAGCGCGGGCACGGAAAGATCCTTTCTGCTGCACGCTCCGCATTATCCGGTCTTTCCCGGCTATAGCGTGGTCGGGCGCATCACCCGCCTGGGCGAAGCGGTCCCGGGATTTGCGATTGGCGACAGGGTGATCGCCGATGGCCCGCACGCCAGTCTGATCAATTGCGATTATCGCCGTGTCTGCGCGATCGGCGAGGATGTGTCCGCCGAGCATGCCGCCTTCTTCAGCGTGGCTGGTATGGCAATCCACGCCGTCCGGCTTGCCAAACTGAACATCGGCGATCCGCTGCTCATCCTGGGGCAAGGCCTGATAGGCCTGATCGCCACCCAGATCGCGCGCCTTGCAGGGGCGGTTCCCATCACCGTGGTCGATGTGGTCGGGGAAAGGCTGGCACTGGCGCGCAAGCTAGGCGCCGATAGCGCCTTCCTCGCCTCCGAGAGTGAAGCGCTCAAGGCCTGGCTGAGCACCATGCCCGGCGGCGGCCCGGCCACGACCATCGATCTGAGTGGCGTGCCCAGCACGGTCGATCTGGCCGTGGAGGTCACCCGGCGCCAGGGCCGGATCGTCAACGCCTCGCTGGCGCCCCAGGGCTATGACGTCAACATCTTCGGCCGCACCTGGCTCGAAGGGATTACCATCGTCGGCTCCTACTACAACGCCCGCCCATGGCAACTCGATGCCACGGAAACTACCTCGCCCTATGATTGGCCGGTAAGGCTGGTCGATCCGGTGCGGCATGTCGGCCATGGCCCATCGACCGGGCGGGGCGAGATGGATATCTTTCTCGCGCTGCTGGCCAATGGGCGGCTCGACCTTGGCCAGATCATTTCCGAGGCCCTCCCGCTTGATCAGGCGGTCGCCACCTTCGAGGGCCTAGCCCATGCGACCGGGCTGGGTTACCTGATCCGCTGGACGTGA
- a CDS encoding amidohydrolase family protein has protein sequence MSGKRLDCGSGHETSDLSKDGRHKVVDIHCHLNVQGAQAYVQANVAVMPNPAGFSSPQSDAVMAKLFAQLSAKLNNIDLRIPEMDSLGIDIQAISPSPGQYYYFVEPDIGRSAARIVNDGISEAVGRHPDRLIGMGTVPLQNPNMAIAEMRRCVSELGMRGIEISTNVNGLELADSRFRPFFAAAEELGILIFIHPLGFTHGQRLSEHYLNNILGNPLESTIALSHLIFGGVLDQFSGLKICVAHGGGYLPGYWGRMDHAYRAREDCREHIKREPSSYLRQVWLDTLVFDKDQLDFLVRTHGPDKLCLGTDYPFDMAEPDPLGFHGHLDDSVKARILGLNALKLLGLPPSAMAD, from the coding sequence ATGAGCGGAAAGCGCTTAGATTGCGGCTCTGGCCATGAAACTTCGGACCTGAGCAAGGATGGGCGGCACAAGGTGGTGGACATCCATTGCCACCTCAATGTGCAGGGCGCGCAAGCCTATGTGCAGGCCAATGTCGCGGTCATGCCCAATCCGGCGGGATTTTCCTCACCGCAATCGGATGCAGTCATGGCCAAGCTGTTCGCCCAGCTTTCTGCGAAGCTGAACAACATTGATCTGCGCATTCCCGAAATGGACAGTCTGGGCATCGATATTCAGGCAATTAGCCCGTCACCGGGCCAATACTATTATTTCGTTGAGCCGGACATTGGCCGCAGCGCCGCCCGCATAGTCAACGACGGCATCTCCGAGGCGGTCGGCCGACATCCCGATCGCCTGATCGGGATGGGTACTGTGCCCTTGCAGAATCCCAACATGGCCATCGCCGAAATGCGTCGCTGCGTCAGCGAGCTTGGTATGCGCGGCATCGAGATTTCGACCAACGTCAACGGACTGGAACTGGCCGACTCACGCTTCCGGCCCTTTTTCGCGGCGGCCGAGGAGCTTGGCATCCTGATCTTTATCCACCCGCTCGGCTTCACCCATGGGCAGCGCCTTTCGGAACATTATCTCAACAACATCCTCGGCAACCCGTTGGAATCGACCATTGCGCTCAGCCATCTGATCTTTGGTGGCGTGCTGGATCAATTCTCCGGGCTAAAGATTTGCGTGGCGCATGGCGGCGGCTATCTGCCGGGTTATTGGGGTCGGATGGATCATGCCTATCGTGCCCGCGAGGATTGCCGCGAACATATCAAGCGCGAGCCCTCCTCCTATCTGCGGCAGGTCTGGCTCGACACGCTGGTGTTCGACAAGGATCAGCTCGATTTCCTCGTGCGCACCCATGGGCCGGACAAGCTGTGCTTGGGTACCGACTATCCATTCGATATGGCGGAGCCCGATCCGCTGGGATTTCACGGCCATCTCGATGACAGCGTGAAGGCCAGAATCCTCGGGCTCAACGCTTTGAAGTTGCTCGGCCTGCCCCCTTCCGCAATGGCAGACTGA